Proteins from a genomic interval of Deltaproteobacteria bacterium:
- a CDS encoding periplasmic heavy metal sensor, producing MKKHTMPKTIIVIIIVALLGFGGTALAFRQGDGSGRGNPECPGYDGKQGRGGWGPGHWLAGLNDEDRARVEALRQKYVEATEALRAQRDVKRFALKSELAQQTPDTQAALKLQQELSAVNAELGQKRIEHIIEMKKINPNAGRGFMMGYGGGHGKGGHRNHSRDCNRW from the coding sequence ATGAAAAAGCACACCATGCCAAAGACGATTATCGTGATTATCATTGTTGCCCTGCTTGGATTCGGGGGTACCGCACTGGCTTTTCGCCAGGGTGACGGATCCGGCAGGGGCAACCCGGAATGCCCCGGTTACGACGGGAAACAGGGCCGCGGCGGATGGGGGCCTGGGCACTGGCTGGCCGGCTTGAACGATGAAGACCGGGCCAGGGTCGAAGCGCTGAGGCAAAAATATGTCGAGGCCACCGAAGCGCTGCGCGCGCAACGGGATGTCAAACGCTTTGCCCTGAAAAGCGAACTGGCCCAACAGACCCCCGACACCCAGGCGGCCTTGAAACTGCAGCAGGAACTCTCCGCCGTGAACGCCGAACTGGGCCAGAAGAGAATCGAGCACATCATCGAGATGAAAAAGATCAACCCAAATGCCGGCAGGGGTTTCATGATGGGGTACGGCGGCGGCCACGGCAAAGGCGGCCACCGGAACCACAGCCGCGACTGCAACCGGTGGTAA
- a CDS encoding CoA transferase subunit A produces MTTDRVNKVMPLKQAIERFVTDGCHMSIGGFTINRNPMAAVYEIIRRKKRNLHLYAHSNGQGVDELTGAGAVSRLEIAYGGNGRFAPTCIRFKKAVQEGRIAIEDYSNFQMTLRFLAGALGVPFLPTRSGMGSDILAKWGFSEEIRSQDPGLPDKKALVLDNPFGDWAGSSKVVLVPAICPDVTIIHAQKAATDGTTRISGLSFTDVEQAKAAEHVIVTCEELLTPDNLRDDADLNRIPPFCVDAVCHVPYGAYPTACYGYYDYDPVYLKEYARLARDDERYRVYLEKYIFDPPDHQRFIEALGTERMEGIKADPRTGYARNLDRR; encoded by the coding sequence ATGACCACCGACCGGGTCAATAAAGTGATGCCCCTGAAACAGGCGATCGAACGCTTCGTCACCGACGGTTGCCACATGTCCATCGGCGGATTCACCATCAACCGCAACCCCATGGCCGCGGTGTACGAAATCATCCGCAGAAAAAAACGAAACCTGCACCTGTATGCCCATTCCAACGGCCAGGGCGTCGACGAGCTTACGGGCGCCGGAGCCGTCTCCAGGCTGGAAATCGCCTACGGCGGCAACGGCCGTTTCGCCCCCACCTGCATCCGCTTTAAAAAGGCCGTTCAGGAAGGCCGCATCGCCATTGAAGACTACTCCAACTTTCAGATGACCCTGCGTTTTCTGGCGGGCGCCCTGGGTGTTCCCTTTCTGCCTACCCGCTCCGGCATGGGGTCGGACATCCTTGCCAAGTGGGGATTTTCAGAAGAGATACGCTCGCAAGACCCGGGTCTGCCCGACAAGAAAGCGCTGGTCCTGGACAACCCATTCGGGGACTGGGCGGGTTCCAGCAAGGTTGTGCTGGTACCGGCCATTTGCCCCGACGTCACCATCATTCACGCGCAGAAGGCGGCTACGGACGGAACCACACGGATAAGCGGCCTGTCCTTCACCGACGTCGAACAGGCCAAGGCGGCCGAACACGTCATCGTCACCTGCGAAGAACTGTTGACTCCCGACAACCTGCGCGACGATGCCGATCTGAACCGGATACCGCCTTTCTGCGTGGATGCCGTCTGCCATGTCCCTTACGGCGCCTATCCCACGGCCTGCTACGGGTATTACGACTATGACCCCGTGTATCTCAAGGAATATGCCCGGCTGGCACGGGACGACGAACGGTATCGAGTTTATCTCGAAAAATACATTTTCGACCCGCCGGACCACCAGCGCTTTATCGAGGCTTTAGGAACGGAACGCATGGAAGGTATAAAGGCCGATCCACGTACGGGCTATGCCCGCAATCTGGATCGTCGCTGA